The sequence CTTAAAAGTAAACGTTGCCGGAACAGCTACTACAGCATTACAAGCCAGTCTGCCTATCGTAAAGAATAAAAATTATAGTGTATTTGCTATCGATAGCGTTAGCAAAATAAGCGGATTGTTCATTGAAGATGATCTTACTGCTCCTGCTGCAGGTAAAGCACATGTGCGTTTCATCCATCTTTCACCGGATGCTCCGGCTGTAGATGTTGCCGTTACCGGTGGTCCGGTTGTTTTTGGGAATAACAGCTTTAAGGAATTCACAGCTTTTACTCCGCTGGATGCTATGACCTATAATCTGGAAGCACGTCTTGCCGGAACTTCAACAGTGGTGCTTCCTCTTCCGGGAATCGCACTGACAGCAGGTAAAATATATACAGTTTACGCCAA is a genomic window of Bacteroidota bacterium containing:
- a CDS encoding DUF4397 domain-containing protein — encoded protein: MRTKTNYSLKFMALLMLGLSTVLTFSSCKDDDDDSTPAPIGSGNLMVIHASPDAPAVDLLLDGTKINTADVVYTDNTAYFSVTSGTRTLKVNVAGTATTALQASLPIVKNKNYSVFAIDSVSKISGLFIEDDLTAPAAGKAHVRFIHLSPDAPAVDVAVTGGPVVFGNNSFKEFTAFTPLDAMTYNLEARLAGTSTVVLPLPGIALTAGKIYTVYAKGFVGGAGVQALGAEIIVNN